In the Bacillus alveayuensis genome, one interval contains:
- a CDS encoding large subunit ribosomal protein L31 (product_source=KO:K02909; cog=COG0254; ko=KO:K02909; pfam=PF01197; superfamily=143800; tigrfam=TIGR00105), which translates to MKPGIHPEYKKVLVKCACGNEFESGSVKDEVRVEICSECHPFYTGRQKFATAAGRVDKFNKKYGLK; encoded by the coding sequence ATGAAACCAGGCATTCACCCAGAATACAAAAAGGTTTTGGTGAAATGTGCTTGCGGTAATGAATTCGAAAGCGGTTCTGTAAAAGATGAGGTGCGTGTTGAGATTTGTTCTGAATGCCATCCATTCTATACAGGACGTCAAAAATTTGCTACTGCAGCTGGACGTGTAGATAAATTTAACAAAAAATACGGCCTTAAATAA
- a CDS encoding hypothetical protein (product_source=Hypo-rule applied; cath_funfam=2.40.160.10; cleavage_site_network=SignalP-noTM): protein MKKLLFFCMVIFLLSGCGVKQYSQSDTFEQDQNGMRLMTKGNVLQNNDNNVDYSTQNPLVDISNSPLHTNEDQEQIENVLGMEKGYWLASMWTNGKNAWITVYTSNKMTRAEMRKKEQQLQYQFKQALPRYDIHVNLQYKK, encoded by the coding sequence ATGAAAAAGTTGCTATTTTTTTGTATGGTGATCTTTTTGCTTTCAGGCTGTGGAGTAAAGCAGTATTCACAAAGCGATACGTTTGAGCAAGATCAAAATGGAATGAGACTCATGACAAAAGGGAACGTTCTACAAAACAATGATAACAATGTTGACTATTCAACACAAAATCCGTTAGTCGACATATCCAACAGCCCTCTCCATACAAATGAAGATCAAGAGCAAATAGAAAATGTCCTAGGAATGGAAAAAGGCTATTGGTTAGCATCTATGTGGACCAATGGAAAAAATGCTTGGATTACTGTTTATACTTCCAATAAAATGACAAGAGCAGAGATGAGGAAAAAGGAGCAGCAACTTCAGTATCAATTTAAGCAAGCGTTGCCACGATATGATATTCACGTAAACTTGCAATACAAAAAATAA
- a CDS encoding thymidine kinase (product_source=KO:K00857; cath_funfam=3.30.60.20,3.40.50.300; cog=COG1435; ko=KO:K00857; pfam=PF00265; superfamily=52540,57716), whose amino-acid sequence MYIMNQKGWLEMICGSMFSGKSEELIRRVRRAQLAKQQVCVFKPIIDNRYSEEEVVSHNGTSITCKPISTSREILDFVKKETEVVAIDEVQFFDEGIIDVVSFLANQGHRVIAAGLDQDFRGEPFGPVPELMAIAEIVTKLHAVCSICGSPASRTQRLINGKPASYHDPVILVGAAETYEARCRHHHEVPGKPKTSMMNETMSIVKNKA is encoded by the coding sequence ATGTATATAATGAACCAAAAGGGATGGCTTGAAATGATATGTGGCAGTATGTTCTCGGGTAAATCAGAAGAGCTCATTCGCCGAGTAAGACGAGCCCAATTGGCAAAACAGCAAGTATGTGTGTTTAAGCCTATCATTGATAACAGATATAGTGAGGAAGAAGTCGTCTCTCATAATGGAACATCCATTACATGCAAACCCATTTCCACATCAAGAGAGATTTTAGATTTTGTCAAAAAAGAAACAGAAGTCGTTGCAATTGATGAAGTTCAGTTTTTTGATGAAGGCATTATCGACGTTGTCTCATTTTTGGCCAATCAAGGACATCGTGTAATTGCTGCTGGATTAGATCAAGATTTCCGCGGCGAACCATTTGGACCAGTACCAGAATTAATGGCTATTGCAGAAATCGTGACAAAGCTTCATGCGGTTTGCTCCATATGTGGCTCACCAGCAAGCCGTACACAGCGCCTAATTAATGGAAAACCTGCCTCTTATCATGACCCTGTTATTCTTGTAGGTGCTGCGGAAACGTACGAAGCACGTTGCCGACACCATCATGAAGTACCGGGAAAGCCAAAAACATCGATGATGAATGAAACGATGAGTATCGTGAAAAATAAAGCGTGA
- a CDS encoding chromosome-anchoring protein RacA (product_source=KO:K11686; cath_funfam=1.10.1660.10; cog=COG0789; ko=KO:K11686; pfam=PF13411; smart=SM00422; superfamily=46955,58108): MNTTTAAKKIGVSPKTVQRWVKQLKLPMVRNELGHYIFAEEDIELLKDIHKQIQNGVSMKDLTVNVPMKKEHGNENLKRFSSDDTEKIWSKLQELEFMVNQKADDVVSYQLLQHRQEMEELQKRIEQLEMKIMKSEQQKPKQEENVYVLDEKRKQSPKPPRKSLISSIFFGV, encoded by the coding sequence ATGAACACTACAACAGCTGCCAAAAAAATAGGAGTGTCGCCAAAAACTGTGCAACGCTGGGTTAAGCAGCTCAAGCTTCCAATGGTGCGGAATGAACTCGGACACTACATTTTTGCCGAGGAAGATATCGAATTACTAAAAGATATTCATAAGCAAATTCAAAATGGTGTATCGATGAAAGATCTAACCGTCAACGTTCCAATGAAAAAAGAACATGGTAATGAAAATCTTAAACGGTTTTCATCTGATGACACGGAGAAAATTTGGTCAAAATTACAAGAGCTTGAATTCATGGTTAATCAAAAAGCGGATGATGTTGTCTCCTATCAGCTTTTGCAGCATCGACAAGAAATGGAAGAATTACAAAAACGCATTGAACAGCTAGAAATGAAAATCATGAAATCGGAACAGCAGAAGCCGAAACAGGAGGAAAACGTATACGTGTTGGATGAAAAGAGAAAGCAATCTCCAAAACCTCCGCGAAAAAGTTTGATCAGCTCCATTTTCTTTGGAGTGTAA
- a CDS encoding transcription termination factor Rho (product_source=KO:K03628; cath_funfam=1.10.720.10,2.40.50.140,3.40.50.300; cog=COG1158; ko=KO:K03628; pfam=PF00006,PF07497,PF07498; smart=SM00357,SM00382,SM00959; superfamily=101238,52540,68912; tigrfam=TIGR00767) — MSEISIATLENMKLKELYELAREYKISYYSKLTKKELIFAILKANAEQEDLLFMEGVLEIIQSEGFGFLRPINYSPSAEDIYISASQIRRFDLRNGDKVSGKVRPPKENERYYGLLHVEAVNGDDPESAKERVHFPALTPLYPDRQMKLETDSSNLSTRIMDLIAPVGFGQRGLIVAPPKAGKTMLLKEIANSITTNHPDAELIVLLIDERPEEVTDIERSVKGDVVSSTFDEVPENHIKVAELVLERAMRLVEHKRDVVILMDSITRLARAYNLVIPPSGRTLSGGIDPAAFHRPKRFFGAARNIEEGGSLTILATALVDTGSRMDDVIYEEFKGTGNMELHLDRSLAEKRIFPAIDIRRSGTRKEELLIPKDHLEMLWAIRKTMSDQPDFAERFLKKLRQTKSNEEFFEMLKEEWKATGVGTKGL, encoded by the coding sequence ATGAGTGAAATTTCGATTGCAACTCTGGAAAATATGAAATTAAAAGAGTTGTATGAGTTAGCAAGAGAATATAAAATTTCCTATTACAGTAAATTAACAAAAAAAGAGCTAATTTTTGCGATTTTAAAAGCGAATGCCGAACAAGAAGACCTTCTCTTTATGGAAGGTGTACTCGAAATTATTCAATCTGAAGGATTCGGTTTTTTACGTCCAATCAATTATTCTCCAAGTGCTGAGGATATTTATATTTCAGCTTCGCAAATTCGTCGATTTGACTTAAGAAACGGCGATAAAGTTTCAGGAAAAGTTCGACCTCCTAAAGAAAATGAACGATATTATGGATTACTGCACGTTGAGGCCGTAAACGGCGACGATCCTGAATCGGCGAAAGAAAGGGTTCACTTCCCTGCTTTAACCCCGTTATATCCAGATCGGCAAATGAAATTGGAGACAGATTCGTCTAATTTATCAACGAGAATCATGGATTTAATTGCACCTGTTGGTTTCGGGCAGCGCGGTTTAATTGTGGCTCCACCAAAGGCTGGAAAAACGATGCTATTAAAAGAAATAGCAAATAGCATTACGACAAACCATCCAGATGCGGAATTAATAGTCCTTTTAATTGATGAACGTCCTGAAGAGGTGACGGATATTGAACGCTCTGTCAAAGGAGATGTCGTAAGCTCAACGTTTGATGAGGTTCCAGAAAACCACATTAAAGTAGCGGAGCTCGTATTGGAGCGTGCGATGCGTTTAGTTGAGCATAAGCGCGATGTGGTCATCTTGATGGACTCCATTACTCGTCTTGCAAGGGCATATAACCTCGTCATTCCGCCAAGCGGACGGACTCTATCTGGCGGTATTGACCCAGCTGCCTTCCATCGACCGAAACGATTTTTTGGAGCTGCACGAAATATTGAAGAAGGCGGTAGCTTAACAATTTTAGCAACTGCACTAGTGGATACTGGATCGCGTATGGATGATGTTATTTATGAAGAATTTAAAGGAACAGGAAATATGGAGCTTCATCTTGACCGTTCGCTAGCAGAAAAGCGTATTTTCCCTGCAATTGATATTCGTCGTTCTGGCACTCGAAAGGAAGAGCTGTTAATTCCTAAAGATCATTTAGAAATGCTTTGGGCGATTCGAAAAACAATGTCTGACCAACCGGATTTTGCGGAACGGTTCTTAAAGAAATTACGTCAAACTAAGTCAAATGAAGAATTTTTTGAAATGCTTAAAGAAGAATGGAAAGCAACAGGAGTAGGAACGAAAGGTTTATAA